A genomic region of Mus musculus strain C57BL/6J chromosome 7, GRCm38.p6 C57BL/6J contains the following coding sequences:
- the Vmn1r185 gene encoding vomeronasal 1 receptor 185: MMKHRIDFWNLATRIILLSQTTVGILVNFSLMFHYLVLYYRECRLKPTDFILLHLLAANSLFILSSGVPHIIAFWGLKQFLNDIVCEFLFYIQGFGRSVSIWTTCLLSVFQAMTISPRKSCWKDHKVKAIMHNGCSISLMWVLHMLMHFIIFVYPFIKMNSKNVTKLQDFGYCSVVKKQNITEFLYAALVMFPEFFFSVLIAWSSGSMIVILFKHKKKVQHIHSTHVSRRNSPESRATQNILALVSTFLAFYTLSSILRGCIALLYNYNWWLMNINHITSLCFPSFGPCVFMRSYSLMSRFNLAHLRKINLSPNLVINM, encoded by the coding sequence ATGATGAAGCACAGAATAGACTTCTGGAATCTGGCTACCAGAATCATTTTATTATCCCAAACTACAGTTGGAATTCTGGTAAATTTCTCTCTTATGTTCCACTATCTAGTCCTTTACTACAGAGAATGCAGATTAAAGCCTACAGATTTCATTCTATTGCACCTACTGGCAGCCAATTCCTTGTTCATTCTTTCTTCAGGAGTGCCCCACATAATAGCATTTTGGGGACTGAAGCAGTTCTTGAATGATATTGTATGTGAGTTCCTATTCTATATTCAAGGATTTGGGAGAAGTGTGTCCATTTGGACCACTTGCCTCTTGAGTGTTTTTCAGGCCATGACCATCAGCCCCAGAAAATCCTGTTGGAAGGATCATAAAGTCAAAGCTATAATGCACAATGGCTGTTCCATTTCCCTCATGTGGGTCTTGCACATGCTAATGCATTTTATTATCTTTGTGTACccatttataaaaatgaatagTAAAAATGTGACAAAACTACAAGATTTTGGATACTGCTCAGtagtaaagaaacaaaatatcacTGAATTTCTCTATGCAGCATTGGTGATGTTCCCTGAATTCTTCTTTTCTGTGCTCATTGCCTGGTCCAGTGGCTCCATGATAGTCATTCTATTCAAACACAAGAAGAAGGTTCAACATATCCATAGCACACATGTTTCTAGAAGAAACTCCCCTGAATCCAGAGCCACCCAGAACATTCTGGCTCTGGTGTCCACATTTCTGGCCTTTTATACTCTGTCCTCCATTTTAAGAGGGTGCATTGCTCTTTTGTACAATTACAATTGGTGGCTGATGAACATAAATCACATCACTTCTCTGTGTTTTCCGTCTTTTGGGCCATGTGTTTTCATGAGAAGTTACTCCCTCATGTCTAGATTCAACTTGGcccatttaagaaaaataaacctaTCTCCTAACTTagttataaatatgtaa